The following DNA comes from Peribacillus sp. FSL E2-0218.
CATTTTGAACACTCTCCTTGTTCTATTGCTTGCGCTTCTAAATCATTTGTAATTTGAAGATGTGTCCCAATCAATCCTTCAAATTGTTCTTCAGTGAGCCTTTCAACGACCGCTTGAAAGGATTGGTGAATGCTGCCTTCATGCAAATGAATCGTTTTCAATAGATTTTTTCCTTTTTCGGTGATGGTCAGCTGAATCTCACGACGGTTCCCCTCCACTGGCTCACGATGGAGCAGGCCTGCACGTACAAGACCATCGACCGATTGGCTTAGTGTGCTTTTTGGAAGAAAGGTTTTCTCCCCAACATTTTTTTGCGTCATCTCTTTGTAAAGGATAATGGTCATCAAAATAGAATATTGCGGAACGGATAATCCGTATTCTACTGCTGTTTTTTGGACGATTCGCATGATATTTTTCTGCACATTCCAAAATGAACGTAAAAGTTGTGCGGAACGCATCAATTTTTGATTTTCAGTCTCCAAAATACATCACATTCTTTCTTTTTCGAACTGTTCCAAAACGAACAGTTATTTTTTTGAATCATT
Coding sequences within:
- a CDS encoding MarR family transcriptional regulator, with amino-acid sequence METENQKLMRSAQLLRSFWNVQKNIMRIVQKTAVEYGLSVPQYSILMTIILYKEMTQKNVGEKTFLPKSTLSQSVDGLVRAGLLHREPVEGNRREIQLTITEKGKNLLKTIHLHEGSIHQSFQAVVERLTEEQFEGLIGTHLQITNDLEAQAIEQGECSK